The Bacteroidales bacterium genome includes a window with the following:
- a CDS encoding carbohydrate binding family 9 domain-containing protein — translation MTESTSPAAGKFGPSFFRRSALFFLALILFNISYAQESSVHSYPASRSVNPVILDGKDNDPAWAQAQWADGFTQYEPYEGRQPTRQTAFKIAYDDNNFYALVRCFDHPDSIQTRLTRKDDMDGDLAALQIDSYFDHRTAFVFMVSAAGVKTDYIISEDGQKEDYTWDPIWYVKTTIDADGWMAEIRIPLSQLRFGSQSEQIWGLQVVRYLYRKQELSLWQPVPRDASGWVRRFGRLEGINHIKPRRQIEIAPYVVASAETYPAEKDNPFSKGKDYRGKFGVDGKIGLTNNMIMDLTINPDFGQVEADPSEVNLTAYETYFVEKRPFFIEGKNIFDFPVIADEGSSSEENLFYSRRIGRPPQRKLDLSSDMYASVPDYTKILGAAKITGKTANGLSLGILESVTSEEYAEVDSSGIRRKEPVEPLTNYFVARLQKDSDRGNLIWGGMFTAVNRNTDHPALSFLPSAAYSGGADVTRYWKNKEYYVKGRILFSHIKGSADAMLGVQISSTHYFQRPDMDYVRFDSARTSLAGIAGRFEIGKEGGGHWRWSGTLTWKSPGFDVNDAGYVQLTDLIDETIWVSYRIWEPFSFFRKLSLNASQYSEFDFGGNNVVNGINFNLSTQLKNYWNLYAGITLQSPTRANYFLRGGPAFLVPPSVNSWLQIATDQRKKFYVTFQDVNRFGGNHWLRQYDMSMAFTFRPSDVIMVSAIPAYTSNQRELQYVAHKILAAGDRYVFSSVSQQILRMSVRLNLSFTPNLSLQFWGQPFLAAVNYSRFKQITNPLAKDYNNRFRLYDEHSEISFSGGYYLVDENRDGNTDFQFYNPDFNLNEFKSNLVFRWEYTPGSTLYLVWSHYREYNTGSGKWDFRGNAGNLFSVMAHNVWLIKFSYRFRN, via the coding sequence ATGACAGAGAGTACCTCTCCTGCTGCAGGGAAATTTGGGCCGTCCTTTTTCAGAAGATCAGCCTTATTTTTTCTTGCACTGATCCTGTTTAATATCAGTTATGCCCAGGAATCCTCTGTTCATTCTTACCCGGCCTCCCGTTCCGTGAACCCGGTCATACTGGATGGGAAAGATAACGACCCTGCCTGGGCCCAGGCTCAGTGGGCTGACGGATTCACCCAGTACGAACCATACGAGGGCCGTCAGCCTACCCGACAAACTGCCTTTAAAATTGCCTATGACGACAACAACTTCTACGCTCTGGTCCGCTGCTTTGACCATCCCGACAGTATTCAAACCCGCCTTACCCGCAAGGACGACATGGACGGAGACCTTGCTGCCCTTCAGATTGACAGTTATTTTGATCATCGGACAGCATTTGTTTTCATGGTCAGTGCTGCCGGCGTAAAGACGGATTATATCATCAGTGAAGACGGACAAAAGGAAGATTACACCTGGGACCCCATCTGGTACGTCAAAACAACCATTGATGCCGATGGCTGGATGGCAGAAATAAGAATCCCCCTCAGTCAGCTTCGTTTCGGGTCCCAGAGCGAGCAAATCTGGGGACTTCAGGTGGTCAGGTATTTGTACCGCAAACAGGAACTTTCCCTCTGGCAACCCGTGCCGCGTGATGCCTCAGGATGGGTAAGACGCTTCGGCCGACTGGAAGGGATAAACCATATTAAACCGCGCCGCCAGATTGAAATTGCGCCTTACGTAGTAGCCTCAGCCGAAACCTACCCCGCTGAAAAAGATAATCCCTTTTCCAAAGGCAAAGACTACAGAGGCAAATTTGGGGTCGACGGTAAAATCGGCCTGACAAACAACATGATTATGGACCTGACTATCAACCCCGATTTCGGTCAGGTGGAGGCCGATCCCTCCGAAGTTAACCTCACTGCCTACGAAACCTATTTTGTCGAAAAAAGACCCTTTTTTATCGAAGGAAAAAATATTTTTGATTTCCCCGTTATCGCCGACGAAGGAAGTTCTTCAGAGGAAAATCTCTTTTACAGCAGACGCATTGGACGCCCTCCCCAGCGTAAACTGGACCTTTCTTCTGATATGTATGCCTCTGTACCCGATTATACAAAAATTCTCGGAGCAGCAAAAATTACCGGCAAAACCGCCAACGGCCTGTCGCTGGGAATACTGGAAAGTGTTACCTCAGAAGAGTATGCCGAAGTCGATTCATCCGGAATACGAAGAAAAGAACCTGTTGAACCCCTGACAAACTATTTTGTGGCAAGATTGCAGAAAGATTCCGACAGGGGGAACCTTATATGGGGAGGGATGTTCACAGCCGTCAACAGAAATACCGATCATCCGGCACTTTCTTTTCTTCCTTCTGCAGCATATTCCGGAGGCGCAGACGTTACACGTTACTGGAAAAACAAGGAATACTATGTTAAAGGCCGCATACTCTTTAGTCATATCAAAGGTTCTGCTGATGCCATGCTGGGTGTTCAGATTTCCTCAACCCACTACTTTCAGAGACCTGATATGGATTATGTCCGGTTTGATTCAGCCCGTACCAGCCTTGCCGGAATAGCCGGGCGCTTTGAAATAGGAAAGGAAGGAGGAGGCCACTGGAGATGGTCGGGGACACTCACCTGGAAGTCGCCTGGCTTCGACGTAAATGATGCAGGATATGTGCAATTAACCGACCTCATTGATGAAACAATATGGGTCAGCTACCGTATCTGGGAACCTTTCTCATTCTTCAGAAAACTCAGCCTGAATGCCAGTCAGTATTCCGAGTTTGATTTCGGTGGCAACAATGTGGTTAACGGAATCAATTTCAATCTTTCAACCCAACTGAAAAATTACTGGAATCTGTATGCCGGAATTACATTACAATCTCCAACAAGGGCTAATTATTTCCTGCGCGGAGGTCCGGCATTCCTCGTACCGCCGTCTGTTAACTCCTGGCTGCAGATTGCTACCGATCAGAGAAAAAAATTCTATGTTACCTTTCAGGATGTCAACCGCTTCGGAGGGAACCACTGGCTGCGACAGTACGATATGAGCATGGCCTTCACCTTCCGGCCCTCTGACGTCATCATGGTTTCTGCCATACCGGCTTATACATCCAACCAGCGGGAACTTCAGTACGTTGCACACAAAATCCTTGCGGCAGGTGACAGGTATGTTTTTTCTTCCGTTAGTCAGCAGATCCTGAGAATGTCCGTCCGCCTCAACCTGAGCTTTACCCCCAACCTCAGCCTCCAGTTCTGGGGACAGCCCTTCCTGGCGGCAGTCAACTATTCCCGTTTCAAACAAATTACCAACCCCCTGGCAAAGGATTACAATAACCGCTTCCGGCTGTATGATGAACATTCTGAAATATCCTTTTCCGGCGGGTATTATTTGGTTGATGAGAATCGTGACGGAAATACCGACTTTCAGTTTTATAACCCCGACTTCAACCTGAACGAATTCAAATCCAACCTCGTGTTCCGCTGGGAATATACCCCCGGATCAACCTTATACCTCGTCTGGTCTCATTACCGGGAATACAATACAGGATCAGGAAAATGGGATTTCCGGGGAAATGCCGGAAACCTCTTCTCTGTTATGGCCCATAACGTCTGGCTGATCAAGTTTTCGTACCGGTTCAGAAACTGA
- a CDS encoding DUF4139 domain-containing protein produces the protein MKKQTLLPAGILMIAIVFHFRAMAQQPVPVASNLTDVTVFLNGALVSREGSVSLEPGTRELLFSGLPAEINAQSVQVQGTGNITILSVNYQINYLKSPEENQQIKVLKDSLQLLQNMVNLKKSALTVCDEEEAFLKSNRSIGGTNTGVNIADLKAADEFIRARFAETGRLRISLSKEISDLNEQITRISNQLNNLSNLNQPTGEVRVKIMCPSKTKASLRLSYLVNNASWTPEYDLRAEDPSKPVELVYKGSIVQNTGEDWNNVHLTLSTGNPSLGGAKPELNIWFLDFYYPQPARILKSAKAEAVPETSEMVIENDEVVARGYGTMHKLTGTEPAVTGSSYTEFSENQTMALYSINLPATVPSDGKPQLVEIRKEKPDAMFIHYAAPKLDPDAFLVARITGWEKLNLLPGNANVFFEGTYTGQSYLNPGAIGDTLDVSLGRDKGINLRRERIKEFTSRQSLGSSRKDTRGFEITVRNNKKVPVSLMLQDQIPVPVNKDISVDPVEISGGNLEKQTGKITWNLKLAPSESKTLRLVYEVKYPKNRQVILE, from the coding sequence ATGAAAAAACAAACACTTCTACCGGCAGGAATCCTGATGATTGCAATCGTCTTCCATTTTCGGGCAATGGCACAACAACCGGTTCCTGTGGCATCAAACCTTACTGACGTTACTGTCTTCCTTAACGGAGCTCTGGTTTCCAGGGAAGGAAGCGTTTCGCTGGAGCCTGGAACCCGGGAACTTTTGTTCAGCGGCCTTCCCGCTGAAATCAATGCACAAAGCGTTCAGGTTCAGGGAACAGGGAACATTACCATCCTCTCGGTAAATTACCAGATCAACTATCTGAAAAGCCCGGAAGAAAACCAACAGATAAAAGTCCTGAAGGATTCTCTTCAGCTTCTCCAGAATATGGTGAACCTGAAAAAATCAGCCCTGACTGTCTGTGATGAGGAAGAAGCTTTTCTGAAATCCAATCGCTCCATCGGTGGAACCAATACCGGCGTTAACATAGCCGACCTGAAAGCCGCTGACGAATTTATCCGGGCCCGGTTTGCCGAAACCGGCCGCCTTCGCATCAGTCTTTCGAAGGAGATCAGCGATCTCAACGAACAGATTACCCGTATTTCAAACCAGCTGAATAACCTCAGCAACCTGAATCAACCCACAGGCGAGGTACGGGTTAAAATCATGTGCCCGTCAAAAACAAAGGCTTCCCTCCGTCTGAGTTACCTTGTAAATAATGCATCATGGACTCCTGAATACGATCTGAGAGCCGAAGACCCTTCAAAACCGGTTGAACTGGTGTACAAAGGATCCATAGTACAGAACACCGGCGAAGACTGGAACAATGTACATCTTACCCTCTCAACCGGAAATCCCTCGCTTGGCGGTGCCAAACCGGAACTGAATATCTGGTTTCTTGATTTTTATTATCCCCAGCCGGCCAGGATTCTTAAATCGGCTAAAGCTGAAGCAGTTCCTGAAACTTCTGAAATGGTTATAGAAAACGACGAGGTAGTAGCCAGAGGATATGGAACAATGCACAAATTGACTGGAACAGAGCCTGCTGTAACAGGTTCATCGTACACTGAATTTTCCGAAAACCAGACCATGGCTCTTTACTCCATCAATCTCCCCGCCACGGTGCCTTCCGACGGAAAACCCCAGCTGGTTGAGATCAGAAAGGAAAAACCGGACGCCATGTTCATCCATTATGCTGCGCCCAAACTCGATCCCGATGCATTTCTGGTTGCCAGAATTACCGGGTGGGAGAAACTGAATCTGCTTCCCGGAAATGCCAATGTATTTTTTGAAGGAACCTATACCGGACAATCCTACCTCAATCCCGGAGCTATAGGCGATACGCTCGATGTTTCCCTGGGCCGCGATAAGGGAATCAACCTGCGCCGCGAACGCATCAAAGAATTTACCAGCCGCCAGTCGTTGGGTAGTTCCCGGAAGGACACCCGGGGATTTGAGATTACCGTGCGCAACAACAAAAAAGTACCCGTGAGCCTCATGCTCCAGGACCAGATTCCTGTGCCCGTAAACAAGGATATTTCAGTCGACCCTGTTGAAATTTCAGGAGGAAACCTGGAAAAGCAAACCGGAAAAATTACATGGAACCTGAAGCTGGCTCCCTCGGAATCAAAAACCTTGCGGCTGGTATACGAAGTGAAATACCCGAAAAACCGTCAGGTGATTCTGGAATAA